In Antechinus flavipes isolate AdamAnt ecotype Samford, QLD, Australia chromosome 3, AdamAnt_v2, whole genome shotgun sequence, a genomic segment contains:
- the ARL14 gene encoding ADP-ribosylation factor-like protein 14, with the protein MGTWNSKSSKVKQARVLLLGLDFSGKSTILYKLKRIKDFTTIPTIGFNVEMIETEKDINLTVWDVGGQFQMRSLWDHYCENTDVLVYVVDSTDQQQLEASRREFELILKNEHVRNVPVVLLANKQDLPGAFTAEDITRKFKMKKNCGDRDWYVQPCCAISGDGLADGFKKVTEFIKRYRNSAEATWAFFRQN; encoded by the coding sequence ATGGGTACCTGGAACTCTAAATCCTCCAAGGTCAAACAGGCCCGAGTTCTGCTCTTGGGACTGGATTTCTCAGGGAAGTCAACGATCCTGTACAAATTAAAGCGCATCAAGGACTTCACAACCATCCCAACCATCGGCTTCAATGTGGAGATGATAGAGACGGAGAAAGATATCAACCTCACGGTCTGGGACGTTGGAGGGCAGTTCCAGATGAGGAGTCTGTGGGACCATTACTGTGAGAATACAGATGTGCTGGTCTATGTGGTGGACAGCACCGACCAGCAGCAGTTGGAGGCCTCCCGCAGGGAATTTGAGCTCATCCTGAAGAACGAGCACGTCAGGAATGTGCCCGTGGTGCTGCTGGCCAACAAGCAAGACCTGCCCGGGGCTTTCACGGCGGAAGATATCACCAGGAAAttcaagatgaagaaaaattgTGGGGACCGGGACTGGTACGTCCAGCCTTGCTGTGCCATCTCGGGAGATGGCCTGGCTGATGGCTTCAAGAAAGTGACCGAGTTCATCAAAAGATACAGGAACTCTGCAGAAGCAACTTGGGCCTTCTTCAGGCAGAATTAA